Proteins encoded by one window of Tunturibacter psychrotolerans:
- a CDS encoding TlpA family protein disulfide reductase has translation MDFGAALCLLKDGEKVFFVDLHSGGGALRNPTRIPLTGPSQPYHSAEARFNIPLRTGPFRTAPAYVALPKSTEGYPLKPNQAMLIVGDRSYVTGDAKLPNRKLQVRFSFDPDTGTTDLKHATEWFDTNGDGKFDATPGSAEVGIPSTTLPTFHVDDLWLQTASLDLNTRKLVLKVVSADKQRIELVVDGKVPNFNYRDFSGETHQLSDIKAKYILLDFWATWCVPCVADLPSRKEAYDRFHVKGFEILGMNADAEVDKPKKLMQKLNASWPEAKPDQDMLQNLFHITAWPTLVLIDGNGTIVSTSQTDHLPLSGQNLDITLGNLLP, from the coding sequence TTGGATTTCGGCGCTGCACTCTGCTTGCTCAAGGATGGCGAGAAAGTCTTCTTCGTCGACCTCCACAGTGGCGGCGGCGCACTACGGAATCCCACGCGTATTCCGTTGACCGGCCCGTCGCAGCCTTACCATTCAGCGGAGGCGCGTTTCAACATTCCCCTTCGAACAGGACCGTTTCGCACTGCACCAGCCTACGTTGCCCTGCCAAAGAGCACTGAAGGGTATCCCCTCAAGCCCAATCAAGCCATGCTTATCGTCGGGGACAGATCCTATGTGACGGGAGATGCCAAGCTTCCAAACCGCAAGCTGCAAGTCCGATTCTCTTTTGACCCCGATACAGGCACCACTGATCTAAAGCACGCAACCGAATGGTTCGATACCAATGGTGATGGGAAATTCGATGCCACACCAGGAAGCGCGGAGGTCGGCATCCCCTCAACCACTCTGCCCACCTTTCACGTAGATGATCTTTGGTTGCAGACAGCAAGTCTTGACCTGAACACGCGCAAACTGGTTCTGAAGGTTGTTTCAGCCGACAAGCAGCGCATTGAGCTGGTCGTCGACGGGAAAGTTCCAAACTTCAACTACCGGGATTTCTCCGGCGAGACGCACCAGCTTTCTGACATCAAGGCAAAGTACATACTGCTTGATTTCTGGGCCACCTGGTGCGTCCCCTGCGTAGCCGACCTTCCCTCCAGGAAGGAGGCGTACGATCGATTTCACGTCAAGGGTTTCGAAATACTCGGAATGAATGCCGACGCAGAGGTTGATAAGCCGAAGAAGTTGATGCAAAAGCTCAATGCCTCGTGGCCTGAAGCAAAGCCGGATCAAGATATGCTCCAAAATCTTTTTCACATTACGGCGTGGCCCACTTTGGTTCTCATCGACGGCAACGGAACAATTGTTTCGACCTCACAAACGGATCATCTTCCACTATCAGGACAGAATTTAGATATCACGCTCGGCAATCTTTTGCCCTAA
- a CDS encoding Gfo/Idh/MocA family oxidoreductase, with amino-acid sequence MIRDSVLSAIRAHALPPMPKQKRPIVIIGAGGIVRSAHLPAYEKGKFSVIGLMDQDLERADLLAKSHAIARTFDNIDSVVQFAPNDVVYDIAVPASQLSHILPHIPDGSAVLMQKPMGETIEEARVIRDLCRAKSLTASVNFSLRYSPNNLAISALARAGLLGDLHDLQVQTTTYTPWDLWTFLATAPRVEVLYHSIHYFDLIRSWLGNPNSVYAKTVNNPHTANLAATKTIAILDYGSNMRVFVASNHHHNFGQKHQHSFVQWEGTRGAARISMGMNLDYPIGIPDTAEFAERGCTDDCWESLPVAGANIPDGFIGTMGALQAFVEGSTSNLPTHYEDAFQTMALVEALYRSSAQSGEVLQLGD; translated from the coding sequence ATGATCCGAGACTCAGTCCTCTCCGCGATTAGGGCGCACGCTTTGCCGCCAATGCCCAAACAAAAGCGCCCTATCGTTATCATCGGAGCGGGAGGCATCGTTCGGTCCGCACATCTGCCTGCTTACGAAAAGGGCAAGTTCTCGGTCATCGGTTTGATGGATCAGGATCTTGAACGAGCAGACTTATTGGCTAAGAGTCACGCCATCGCTCGCACCTTTGACAATATCGACAGCGTCGTCCAGTTCGCTCCCAACGATGTCGTCTACGATATCGCCGTACCTGCCTCGCAACTCTCGCATATTCTTCCTCACATTCCTGATGGGTCCGCCGTCTTGATGCAGAAGCCTATGGGAGAGACAATTGAAGAGGCGCGTGTTATTCGCGATCTCTGCCGGGCCAAAAGCCTCACGGCCTCAGTCAACTTCTCCCTACGTTATTCCCCTAACAATCTGGCGATCTCAGCCCTGGCAAGGGCCGGTTTGCTTGGAGATCTCCATGATCTTCAGGTTCAAACGACTACCTACACGCCCTGGGACCTCTGGACCTTCCTCGCCACCGCGCCGAGAGTTGAGGTTTTGTATCACAGCATCCATTACTTCGACTTGATTCGCTCCTGGCTCGGAAATCCAAACAGCGTCTACGCGAAAACCGTAAACAACCCTCACACGGCTAACTTGGCCGCGACCAAGACCATCGCAATCCTGGACTACGGCAGTAACATGCGGGTCTTCGTTGCAAGTAATCATCATCACAACTTTGGCCAGAAGCATCAGCACAGCTTCGTGCAATGGGAAGGTACTCGTGGTGCGGCTCGCATCAGCATGGGCATGAATCTGGACTACCCCATAGGAATTCCCGACACAGCCGAGTTTGCCGAGCGGGGATGCACCGACGACTGCTGGGAGTCACTTCCAGTTGCGGGAGCTAACATTCCCGACGGCTTTATCGGGACGATGGGAGCTCTTCAGGCCTTCGTGGAAGGCTCAACCTCCAACCTGCCGACCCACTACGAAGACGCCTTCCAAACCATGGCGCTTGTGGAAGCGCTCTACCGCTCCAGCGCCCAAAGCGGAGAGGTTCTCCAGCTCGGTGACTGA
- the fucP gene encoding L-fucose:H+ symporter permease, which yields MHLPLPVETAENRESSSFLPKRQMRPFILVTGLFFLWGVPNNLNDVLIRQFMKSFAISRFQAGLVQSAFYLGYFLLALPAGLLIKRHGYKSGFITGLLCFGLGCMLFWPAAMTSSYTFFLSALFIVASGLAFLETAANPFIAQLGPAASAERRLNFSQAFNPIGAISGVLIGTRFIFSGIELTPPQKASMLSSGTYVAYLHHETQRVVTPYLVLGIIALAWATLIAITHFPRIPRVIEAAAPSSGSWKRLFRHRLLLYAIAAQFFYVGAQVGTWSYFIPYAQEYTHVSERTAGLLLTGTLVAFGIGRFGSAYIMQWLAPAKLMTAYAILNVLLLAIGIFASGWYGLFAILMTSFFMSIMYPTIFAIGIRDMGEETNLAGSLIVMAILGGAILTPVMGLISEYSHSMAAAYLVPAVCYLVIAAFSSRTPTAETTA from the coding sequence ATGCATCTTCCTCTCCCTGTCGAAACCGCTGAGAACAGGGAGAGCTCGTCCTTTCTTCCAAAACGCCAAATGCGCCCCTTTATTTTGGTTACGGGCCTGTTCTTTCTCTGGGGTGTCCCCAACAATCTGAACGACGTTCTCATTCGCCAGTTCATGAAGTCGTTCGCCATAAGCCGATTCCAAGCCGGGTTGGTGCAATCCGCTTTCTATCTAGGCTACTTTCTTCTAGCCCTGCCTGCTGGATTGCTCATCAAACGGCACGGTTACAAATCGGGCTTTATCACCGGCCTCCTATGTTTCGGCCTGGGCTGTATGCTCTTCTGGCCGGCGGCCATGACCAGCAGTTATACCTTCTTTCTCAGCGCACTCTTCATCGTGGCAAGTGGCCTTGCCTTTCTGGAGACTGCAGCGAATCCCTTCATCGCGCAGCTAGGTCCAGCCGCCAGCGCAGAGCGCCGACTGAATTTCTCACAGGCTTTCAATCCCATTGGTGCAATCAGCGGCGTCCTTATCGGGACACGTTTCATCTTTTCCGGGATCGAGCTGACACCACCGCAAAAAGCATCCATGCTCAGCAGTGGCACATACGTTGCATATCTCCATCACGAAACCCAGCGAGTTGTCACTCCATACTTAGTGCTTGGTATCATCGCTTTGGCCTGGGCAACGCTGATTGCTATCACCCATTTTCCGCGCATTCCACGAGTAATTGAAGCCGCCGCTCCATCATCCGGTTCGTGGAAACGACTGTTTCGTCATCGTCTCCTGCTCTACGCCATCGCCGCACAGTTTTTCTACGTGGGCGCTCAAGTTGGTACATGGAGCTACTTCATCCCATACGCCCAGGAGTACACCCACGTCTCAGAGCGCACCGCCGGACTTCTGCTGACTGGAACCCTTGTGGCCTTCGGCATCGGCAGGTTCGGCTCGGCCTATATCATGCAATGGCTAGCTCCAGCAAAGCTAATGACGGCCTATGCCATCCTGAACGTTTTACTACTCGCTATTGGAATCTTCGCCTCCGGCTGGTATGGCCTGTTCGCAATTCTTATGACTAGCTTCTTTATGTCGATCATGTATCCCACCATCTTTGCCATTGGCATTCGCGATATGGGAGAAGAGACAAATCTCGCCGGGTCACTAATCGTCATGGCCATCCTCGGTGGCGCTATCTTGACCCCCGTGATGGGACTCATCTCCGAATATTCTCACAGCATGGCTGCTGCGTATCTCGTCCCCGCCGTCTGCTACCTCGTAATTGCGGCGTTCTCATCACGGACCCCCACCGCCGAGACTACCGCATGA